In one Lolium rigidum isolate FL_2022 chromosome 3, APGP_CSIRO_Lrig_0.1, whole genome shotgun sequence genomic region, the following are encoded:
- the LOC124694599 gene encoding cytochrome P450 86B1-like, producing the protein MEMDWFFVLQFFMSSLCLLGIILHRYRALQKTNKTKQRRRRPLGLTQWPIIGVVPAIVSNIHRIFDGVTGLLALSDLNYQCRFWFAGFRYFITCDPANVRHIFTSNFENYPKGDAFAQMFDILGGGIFNSDGERWRRQRTKAQMLMTTPRYRAFVERSSLEKAEKSVLPFLAHVADTAGASCDLQDVFMRWSFDTTSNLVYGVDPGCLAIGLPVVPFARAMDDALRTVFLRHIIPMTCWKVMRWLDIGHERKNAAAQRTTDSFVAATIASRRAAYKKQGADKSAADLLSSFICDEEVADDPDADAYIRDMTLNLLVAGRDATSSALSWFFYLLATNPRVEQKLLEELAPIASRKKPIAGSMVAFEAGELKNLLYLHAAVCECLRLYPSLPMEHKAVVARDVLPSGHEVRPGDKILVFNYSMGRMKRVWGPDCREFRPERWISDDGKLRYVPSNKFVAFNSGPRTCLGKEMVLVQMKVTVAAVAWNFAVEVVPGHVVEPKLSILLHMKNGLLVRVKRRSEAMMSKQQ; encoded by the coding sequence ATGGAGATGGATTGGTTCTTCGTCTTGCAGTTTTTCATGTCGTCTCTCTGCCTCCTTGGGATCATCCTGCACCGCTACCGCGCCCTGCAGAAAACCAACAAGACAAAGCAACGACGCCGTCGTCCCTTGGGGCTAACCCAGTGGCCGATCATCGGCGTAGTCCCGGCCATCGTGTCCAACATCCACCGGATCTTCGACGGCGTCACCGGCCTGCTGGCCCTCTCCGACCTCAACTACCAGTGCCGCTTCTGGTTTGCCGGCTTCCGCTACTTCATCACCTGCGACCCGGCCAACGTCCGCCACATCTTCACCTCCAACTTCGAGAACTACCCCAAGGGCGACGCGTTCGCGCAGATGTTCGACATCCTCGGTGGCGGCATCTTCAACTCCgacggcgagcggtggcgccgccagCGCACCAAGGCCCAGATGCTCATGACCACCCCGCGGTACCGCGCCTTTGTGGAGCGATCCAGCCTCGAAAAGGCGGAGAAGAGCGTGCTCCCGTTCCTGGCACACGTCGCCGACACCGCCGGCGCCAGCTGCGACCTGCAGGACGTCTTCATGAGGTGGTCCTTCGACACGACGTCCAACCTGGTCTACGGCGTCGACCCAGGCTGCCTGGCCATCGGCCTCCCTGTGGTGCCATTCGCGCGGGCCATGGACGACGCGCTGCGCACCGTCTTCCTCCGGCACATCATCCCGATGACGTGCTGGAAGGTGATGCGGTGGCTGGACATCGGGCACGAGAGGAAGAACGCCGCCGCGCAGCGCACGACCGACAGCTTCGTCGCGGCCACGATCGCCAGCCGCCGGGCCGCGTACAAGAAGCAAGGCGCCGACAAGTCGGCGGCTGACCTGCTCTCCTCCTTCATCTGCGACGAGGAGGTAGCGGACGACCCTGACGCCGACGCGTACATCCGGGACATGACGCTGAACCTCCTGGTCGCCGGACGCGACGCCACCAGCTCCGCCCTGTCCTGGTTCTTCTACCTCCTCGCCACCAACCCGCGCGTGGAGCAGAAGCTCCTGGAGGAGCTGGCGCCCATCGCCTCCCGCAAGAAGCCTATCGCCGGTTCCATGGTGGCCTTCGAAGCCGGCGAGCTGAAGAACCTGCTGTACCTGCACGCGGCGGTGTGCGAATGCCTGCGTCTCTACCCGTCGCTGCCGATGGAGCACAAGGCGGTTGTGGCCCGCGACGTGCTGCCGAGCGGGCACGAGGTGAGGCCCGGAGACAAGATCCTAGTGTTCAACTACTCCATGGGGAGGATGAAGCGGGTGTGGGGCCCCGACTGCCGCGAGTTCAGGCCGGAGCGGTGGATCTCCGACGACGGGAAGCTGAGGTACGTGCCGTCCAACAAGTTCGTCGCCTTCAACTCCGGGCCAAGGACTTGCCTAGGGAAGGAGATGGTGCTGGTGCAGATGAAGGTGACGGTGGCGGCCGTGGCATGGAACTTCGCCGTGGAGGTGGTGCCGGGCCACGTCGTGGAGCCCAAGCTGTCCATTCTACTCCACATGAAAAACGGGCTCCTCGTCAGGGTGAAgagaagatcggaggcgatgatgaGCAAGCAGCAGTGA